In Herbaspirillum sp. WKF16, one genomic interval encodes:
- a CDS encoding ABC transporter ATP-binding protein: MSAPNNSPTLEVRGLRTHFFTPDGVLPAVDDVSLAVARGRILGLVGESGSGKSVTGFSILGMVDAPGKIVGGEILFQGRDLVGMDRAALRELQGNRIAMIFQDPMMTLNPVLKVEAQMVDAVLAHSKMSRQAARELARDTLGAMGIASPEERLQAYPHQLSGGMRQRVAIAIAMLHKPDLIIADEPTTALDVTIQAQILSEVQKMARQHGTALIWITHDLSVVAGLADEVAVMYAGRIVEQGSVAEVLDAPLHPYTQGLIGSLPSNNRRGARLRQIPGMTPNLLHLPPTCAFAARCERVSQQCLAAPAISEPLPGHLVRCFHPAQASNTEVKAQHG; the protein is encoded by the coding sequence GTGAGCGCGCCGAACAACAGCCCGACCCTGGAAGTGCGCGGCCTGCGCACCCATTTCTTCACGCCCGATGGCGTGCTGCCGGCGGTGGACGACGTCTCGCTGGCGGTCGCCCGCGGCCGCATCCTCGGCCTGGTGGGCGAGTCCGGTTCCGGCAAGAGCGTCACCGGCTTCTCGATCCTGGGCATGGTCGATGCGCCGGGCAAGATCGTCGGCGGCGAGATCCTGTTCCAGGGCCGCGACCTGGTGGGCATGGACCGCGCCGCGCTGCGCGAACTGCAGGGCAACCGCATCGCCATGATCTTCCAGGATCCGATGATGACCTTGAACCCGGTGCTCAAGGTCGAGGCGCAGATGGTCGACGCCGTGCTGGCGCACAGCAAGATGAGCCGCCAGGCCGCGCGCGAACTGGCGCGCGACACGCTGGGCGCGATGGGCATCGCCAGTCCTGAGGAGCGGCTGCAGGCTTACCCGCACCAGCTCTCCGGCGGCATGCGCCAGCGCGTGGCGATCGCCATCGCCATGTTGCACAAGCCCGACCTGATCATTGCCGACGAGCCGACCACGGCGCTGGATGTCACCATCCAGGCGCAGATCCTGTCCGAAGTGCAGAAAATGGCGCGCCAGCACGGCACCGCGCTGATCTGGATCACCCACGACCTGTCGGTGGTGGCGGGGCTGGCCGACGAGGTGGCGGTGATGTACGCCGGCCGCATCGTCGAGCAGGGCAGCGTGGCAGAGGTGCTCGACGCGCCGCTGCATCCCTATACCCAGGGCCTGATCGGCAGCCTGCCCAGCAACAACCGGCGCGGCGCGCGGCTGCGCCAGATTCCCGGCATGACGCCCAACCTCCTGCACCTGCCGCCGACCTGCGCCTTCGCCGCGCGCTGCGAGCGGGTCAGCCAGCAATGCCTGGCGGCGCCGGCCATCAGCGAACCGCTGCCGGGCCACCTGGTGCGCTGCTTCCATCCGGCGCAGGCAAGCAATACCGAAGTGAAGGCGCAACATGGATAA
- a CDS encoding ABC transporter permease, which translates to MTQEEVRARISELSAFQAPRRESPWRRVARHFFASRTATLGLAIVLLLAVCAIAAPWITPQNPYDLGQVDVLDSRMPPGTLNGGGSFSYWLGSDGQGRDLLSAIVYGLRISVGIGVGSALIAGVIGTLVGLLAAYAGGKTDTLLMRLADLVLSFPSILVAMLILAYVGKGILNVMATLVVLEWAYYARTARGQALVERQKEYVEAARGLNLSSWRIMVRHILPNCLPPLIVIGTLQVARAITLEATLSFLGLGVPVTEPSLGLLIFNGYQFMLSGEYWISFYPGIALLVVIVAINLVGDRLRDILNPRWQK; encoded by the coding sequence ATGACGCAGGAAGAGGTGCGCGCCCGCATCTCCGAGCTGTCGGCGTTCCAGGCGCCGCGCCGGGAGTCGCCGTGGCGGCGCGTGGCGCGCCATTTCTTCGCCTCCCGCACCGCCACGCTGGGCCTGGCCATCGTGCTGCTGCTGGCGGTCTGCGCCATCGCCGCGCCCTGGATCACGCCGCAGAACCCCTACGACCTGGGCCAGGTGGACGTGCTGGACTCCCGCATGCCGCCCGGCACGCTCAACGGCGGCGGCAGCTTCAGCTACTGGCTGGGTTCCGACGGCCAGGGCCGCGACCTGCTCTCGGCCATCGTCTACGGCCTGCGCATCAGCGTGGGCATCGGCGTCGGCTCGGCGCTGATCGCCGGCGTGATCGGCACCCTGGTCGGTCTGCTGGCCGCCTATGCCGGCGGCAAGACCGACACGCTCCTGATGCGCCTGGCCGACCTGGTGCTGTCGTTCCCGTCGATCCTGGTGGCGATGCTGATCCTGGCCTATGTCGGCAAGGGCATCCTCAATGTGATGGCCACGCTGGTGGTGCTGGAATGGGCCTACTATGCCCGCACCGCGCGCGGACAGGCGCTGGTGGAGCGCCAGAAGGAATACGTCGAGGCCGCGCGCGGCCTGAACCTGTCATCGTGGCGCATCATGGTGCGCCACATCCTGCCCAACTGCCTGCCGCCGCTGATCGTGATCGGCACGCTGCAGGTGGCGCGCGCGATCACGCTGGAGGCGACGCTGTCCTTCCTCGGCCTTGGCGTGCCGGTCACCGAGCCTTCGCTGGGGCTGCTGATCTTCAACGGCTACCAGTTCATGCTCTCGGGCGAATACTGGATCAGCTTCTACCCCGGCATCGCGCTGCTGGTGGTGATCGTGGCCATCAACCTGGTGGGCGACCGCCTGCGCGACATCCTGAATCCGAGGTGGCAGAAGTGA
- a CDS encoding ABC transporter ATP-binding protein → MDKAVIPLIETRAVSRRFGERRQGWLERQLQQRGWTRAPAVTRALDRVDLKVMPGEVVGLVGESGCGKSTLGRIACGLLDPSDGQALVGGRDRAALTRAGQDAARLQVQMIFQNPYASLNPRLRVDQIVGEAAQVNGKVEGELDDYVCRQLLRAGLDPALRDRYPHQFSGGQRQRIGIARALAVQPEMLVCDEAVAALDVSIQAQILNLFMDLREELGLTYLFISHDLGVVEHVSDRVVIMYLGRVVESAPVGELFGRPNHPYTQALLAEVPRMSARKKEFTAIRGEIPSPLNPPGGCHFNPRCPHATQRCREQQPALKEIAPGHMSACHLNDG, encoded by the coding sequence ATGGATAAGGCAGTCATTCCCCTCATCGAAACCCGCGCCGTCAGCCGCCGGTTCGGCGAGCGCCGCCAGGGCTGGCTGGAGCGCCAGCTGCAGCAGCGCGGCTGGACGCGCGCGCCGGCCGTCACGCGCGCGCTCGACCGGGTCGACCTCAAGGTCATGCCGGGCGAAGTGGTCGGGCTGGTCGGCGAATCCGGCTGCGGCAAGTCCACCCTGGGCCGCATCGCCTGCGGCCTGCTCGATCCGTCGGACGGCCAGGCGCTGGTGGGCGGGCGCGACCGCGCCGCGCTGACCCGCGCCGGGCAGGACGCCGCGCGCCTGCAGGTGCAGATGATCTTCCAGAACCCTTACGCCAGCCTCAACCCGCGCCTGCGGGTGGACCAGATCGTCGGCGAAGCGGCCCAGGTCAACGGCAAGGTCGAGGGCGAACTGGACGACTACGTTTGCCGCCAGCTGCTGCGCGCCGGCCTCGATCCGGCGCTGCGCGACCGCTATCCGCACCAGTTCTCCGGCGGCCAGCGCCAGCGCATCGGCATCGCCCGCGCGCTGGCCGTGCAGCCCGAGATGCTGGTGTGCGACGAGGCGGTGGCGGCGCTGGACGTGTCGATCCAGGCGCAGATCCTCAATCTCTTCATGGACCTGCGCGAAGAGCTGGGCCTGACCTATCTCTTCATCAGCCACGACCTGGGCGTGGTGGAGCACGTCTCCGACCGCGTGGTGATCATGTACCTGGGACGGGTGGTCGAAAGCGCGCCGGTGGGCGAGCTGTTCGGCCGTCCCAACCATCCCTACACGCAGGCGCTGCTGGCCGAGGTGCCGCGCATGTCGGCGCGCAAGAAGGAGTTCACGGCGATCAGGGGCGAGATCCCCAGTCCGTTGAACCCGCCGGGCGGCTGCCACTTCAACCCGCGCTGCCCGCATGCCACGCAGCGCTGCCGCGAGCAGCAGCCGGCCTTGAAGGAAATCGCGCCGGGCCACATGAGCGCCTGCCATCTCAACGATGGCTGA